A stretch of Endozoicomonas sp. SCSIO W0465 DNA encodes these proteins:
- a CDS encoding GspH/FimT family protein, producing the protein MKYMVGHRYSANYVASSDKAHEGTRYHLSGHPPRSPYHRFSPSKAMGVSLIELLVSLSIAAILIAASAPNMKTLIVNNRIENVADELYGNLMLARSEAVKRQRTVTLCSTVDDLTCDESNSGWHHGWLIFTDASDDGLLNDNDQLIRRVTEQSALITILWNRGYSLRFNSRGQTNQAGTFQVCDQGSNSDAKAKAIIISMTGRLRTEEREACG; encoded by the coding sequence ATGAAGTACATGGTTGGGCATCGTTACTCAGCAAATTATGTTGCCAGCTCTGATAAAGCGCATGAGGGCACTCGCTACCATTTGTCAGGCCATCCTCCTCGTTCTCCCTATCATCGGTTTAGTCCTTCCAAGGCAATGGGGGTTTCTCTGATAGAGTTACTGGTCTCCTTGTCCATTGCAGCTATTTTGATTGCAGCGTCTGCTCCCAATATGAAAACCCTTATCGTTAACAACCGGATCGAAAATGTGGCTGATGAACTGTATGGCAATTTGATGCTGGCCAGGTCTGAGGCTGTCAAGCGACAACGGACCGTTACATTGTGCAGTACCGTGGATGACCTGACCTGTGATGAAAGTAACTCCGGCTGGCATCATGGCTGGCTCATTTTTACGGATGCAAGTGACGATGGCCTGTTGAATGACAATGATCAGTTGATTCGCCGTGTTACAGAGCAATCAGCGCTTATCACAATCTTGTGGAATCGTGGTTACAGCCTTCGATTCAATAGTCGTGGACAGACAAATCAAGCCGGTACTTTTCAGGTTTGTGACCAGGGCAGTAACAGCGATGCCAAAGCCAAAGCGATTATCATCAGCATGACAGGACGTCTCCGGACGGAGGAGCGGGAAGCATGCGGCTGA
- the pilV gene encoding type IV pilus modification protein PilV, producing MRLKDFHCDEKSPEKNQGVGLIEVLISLLVITIGILGMAGVHSSSLQYNQSSYVQSQATFLATDMLDRIQANNHLAKSGASYQVGLNDLEYSQCVESGYPDSCEAGNCSPEEMAAYDILQWKFQLRCQIPGSQGSITYQDSDGVRTYIIRLSFPEMGNRVPLSDVVLRGIL from the coding sequence ATGCGGCTGAAGGATTTCCATTGTGATGAAAAAAGTCCTGAAAAAAATCAGGGCGTAGGGTTGATTGAAGTGCTGATCAGCCTGCTGGTGATCACCATTGGCATTCTTGGTATGGCAGGGGTGCATAGTAGTAGTTTGCAGTATAACCAGTCATCTTATGTGCAATCACAGGCTACCTTTTTAGCTACCGATATGCTGGATCGTATTCAGGCCAACAACCATCTGGCTAAAAGTGGTGCAAGTTATCAGGTTGGATTAAATGATCTTGAGTACAGCCAATGTGTTGAAAGTGGCTACCCCGATAGTTGTGAGGCTGGAAACTGCAGCCCAGAGGAGATGGCGGCTTACGATATTCTGCAATGGAAGTTTCAGCTGAGATGTCAGATCCCGGGAAGCCAGGGTTCAATTACCTATCAGGACAGCGATGGTGTTCGAACTTATATCATCCGCCTCAGTTTTCCGGAGATGGGCAACAGGGTTCCCCTGAGTGACGTGGTATTACGGGGGATACTATGA
- a CDS encoding PilW family protein: MKRIENGFSLVEMMIALALGLVLFTGVGHLVLASSRSWALQDELARVQENGRLALDILGQSINTAAYTGCPAQAKLANLLYSENDNRQWMMHFDKGVLGIPSGNSVEQQLDSNAISEAIIIHSVDSNQSTLVSGHNTGIASVTLAESRSQDEGDLLALISSDCRQVSIFRAGVETSNRVVTHPAAVSGSLYNCISQLQGNFSCHGSTVDSGNINHQGSRLVPLQSYAFYLRESNNVPVLYRKLAGEYVSGNSINAEALVEGIEGLSIRYGLDSDNDGVANRYMTAGEITPYSDEWRRIITIKLELLARSFTEVAPEAQAYFFAGQRVLPNDLYVRRSFMKTIKLRNRGL; this comes from the coding sequence ATGAAACGGATTGAGAACGGATTCTCACTGGTTGAAATGATGATTGCCCTGGCTCTTGGGCTGGTGCTTTTTACCGGGGTTGGCCACCTGGTGCTGGCATCCAGCCGATCGTGGGCATTGCAGGATGAACTGGCACGAGTTCAGGAAAATGGCCGGCTGGCTCTGGATATTCTGGGGCAAAGTATCAATACTGCGGCGTATACTGGCTGTCCTGCCCAGGCAAAGCTGGCCAATTTACTCTATTCTGAAAACGATAATCGTCAGTGGATGATGCACTTTGATAAAGGCGTTCTGGGTATTCCTTCCGGTAACAGTGTTGAACAACAGCTGGACAGTAATGCGATCTCTGAAGCCATTATTATCCACAGCGTTGATAGCAACCAGTCCACCCTGGTCAGTGGCCATAATACAGGCATTGCTTCGGTCACACTGGCTGAAAGCCGAAGCCAGGATGAAGGTGATCTTCTGGCTCTGATTTCATCAGATTGTCGACAGGTTTCCATCTTCCGGGCAGGGGTTGAAACAAGCAACAGAGTTGTAACGCATCCGGCTGCCGTCAGTGGCAGCCTTTATAACTGTATCAGTCAGTTACAGGGTAACTTCAGTTGCCATGGCAGTACTGTTGATTCCGGCAATATCAACCATCAGGGATCACGACTGGTACCACTGCAGTCTTATGCTTTCTATCTGAGGGAAAGTAATAACGTACCTGTACTGTATCGGAAACTGGCGGGTGAATACGTCAGTGGCAACAGTATTAATGCAGAAGCGCTGGTTGAAGGTATTGAAGGGCTAAGCATTCGTTATGGGCTGGACAGTGACAATGACGGGGTTGCCAACCGGTATATGACAGCCGGTGAAATAACGCCCTACAGCGATGAGTGGCGGCGCATCATTACCATCAAGCTTGAACTGCTGGCTCGGAGTTTCACTGAAGTGGCCCCGGAAGCTCAGGCCTATTTCTTTGCCGGCCAGCGTGTGCTACCCAATGATCTCTATGTTCGCCGGAGCTTTATGAAAACCATTAAGCTAAGGAATCGTGGGCTATGA
- a CDS encoding PilX N-terminal domain-containing pilus assembly protein, translating to MMGDFLTTSRIRQSTVPFRKRSLLSSEIDEKGSVLLVSLVMLLVITVAGLTAVKMATLEEKMSGNYQDQQMAFYAAEAALKQAENFIADNELALSGFGVNCDNGYCFTGNDIDDIGSCDPGVSEPWLTGTLWSDNGRHRVTTVSISGISAQAKYIIEFRCYIAKEASGPLPDPANRGDWAKFYRITALATGGSGDSRVMLQSSYKKSS from the coding sequence ATGATGGGTGATTTTTTAACTACATCAAGAATCAGGCAAAGCACTGTACCTTTCCGGAAAAGAAGTTTACTGAGCTCAGAAATAGACGAGAAAGGAAGTGTATTGCTGGTCAGCCTTGTGATGTTGCTGGTTATTACCGTTGCTGGTTTGACCGCAGTAAAAATGGCAACGCTTGAAGAGAAGATGAGTGGTAATTATCAGGACCAGCAGATGGCGTTTTATGCCGCAGAGGCTGCGTTAAAACAGGCAGAAAATTTTATTGCCGACAATGAACTGGCCTTATCCGGCTTTGGCGTAAATTGTGACAATGGGTACTGTTTTACCGGAAACGACATTGACGATATTGGCAGCTGTGACCCGGGTGTTTCCGAGCCATGGTTAACTGGCACCCTGTGGAGTGATAACGGTCGACACAGAGTAACGACAGTTTCCATCAGCGGTATATCGGCTCAGGCCAAATATATTATTGAATTTCGCTGCTATATCGCCAAAGAAGCCTCTGGGCCGTTACCAGACCCGGCCAATCGTGGGGATTGGGCTAAGTTCTATCGGATTACCGCTCTGGCTACCGGCGGTTCGGGTGATTCGCGGGTAATGCTTCAATCGTCGTATAAAAAAAGCAGCTGA
- a CDS encoding pilus assembly protein: MKRERLVLMVFRITSFFSRNPSLLAEQLEQVLSDISSRVSSATNAALFANSSTGTGAVYQALFQPSLEVDGKSIRWGGLLYSLFIDSKGHIREDGNGNAQLDDYSSDKIVDLFFDPNAGQTMVQRYTSDDFGVTTVADGSLKSLASLETIWDAREQLALLTDLTNQRTYNALASGGRHMLTWLDINNNQQVDDGEQLPFMPSTFTGNEGYLGVIASEVTTVVNYVRGEELTGTRSRTIDFDEDGIDDVWRLGDIVHSTPRLVAAPDSRFDAYYNDSSYRTFRNQYLNRRHVLYVGANDGLIHAFNGGFWEESSYRYERTTSNGEVQHPLGAELWSYAPMNLLPHLRWLTETDYPHVYYMDSEPLVFDANIFPDDSTHPGGWGTVLVVGMRLGGGNIDVTIDSQSRTMRSAWVVLDITDPEQPPALLAEITHADLGFTTSRPALVKRREAGTDVNGETDWSNPLQNEWYLVFGSGPAGSSSTALRSALEQGTSDQNLRVFIYDLSNKDFVSGFDPLETSYSKAYAGDMIAEDWDRDYQDDAVYFGTVETGGVSLSGKLMRLRLTSALGNASLNVLMDAGQPIMAPPMTVTDENSFWVYSGTGRLMTNGDNRSTEANYFYGVQEPLNSSRQFTYASVSQSSLVNVGDVAVFTNGDVRQKSGSTYTPFTLGSQTINSFGTLQAVVAEQGGWKLPLSVDGSDPSGRSVNRAARLFSQILFTEYRPPADSCSSDGTSSLYAVHYLTGTASPGPVLGSLHVDSLELERSLNNESLGIGYASSPVIHQGEKGKLTAVTQGAGGSITATNLNYHFSSEGRQSWWQIFSIPWID; encoded by the coding sequence ATGAAACGGGAGCGATTGGTTCTGATGGTCTTCCGGATAACTTCCTTTTTCTCCCGGAATCCATCGTTGCTGGCAGAGCAGCTTGAACAGGTTCTATCCGATATTTCGAGCCGGGTATCTTCGGCCACCAACGCGGCCCTGTTTGCCAATAGCTCAACGGGAACCGGTGCCGTTTATCAGGCGTTGTTTCAACCCAGCCTGGAGGTTGATGGTAAATCCATCCGCTGGGGGGGGCTGCTGTATTCCCTGTTTATCGATAGCAAAGGCCATATCCGGGAAGACGGCAACGGTAATGCCCAACTGGACGACTACAGCTCAGATAAAATCGTTGATCTGTTTTTTGATCCGAATGCAGGCCAGACAATGGTCCAGCGCTACACCTCTGACGACTTTGGTGTCACCACGGTAGCAGACGGCTCACTGAAATCACTGGCTTCGCTGGAAACGATTTGGGATGCCAGGGAACAGCTGGCCTTATTGACTGACCTGACCAACCAGAGAACCTATAATGCGCTCGCCTCCGGTGGCCGACATATGCTGACCTGGCTGGATATCAATAATAATCAGCAGGTGGATGATGGCGAACAGCTGCCTTTTATGCCTTCAACCTTTACTGGAAATGAAGGTTATCTGGGGGTAATTGCCAGTGAAGTCACTACAGTCGTTAACTATGTTCGGGGAGAAGAACTGACCGGGACCCGTTCCCGTACCATCGATTTTGATGAAGATGGTATTGATGATGTCTGGCGCCTTGGGGATATCGTTCATTCAACCCCCAGACTGGTGGCAGCACCCGATAGCCGTTTTGACGCCTATTACAATGACAGCAGCTATCGAACTTTTCGCAACCAATACCTTAATCGGCGGCATGTTCTCTATGTCGGTGCCAACGATGGTTTGATTCATGCCTTTAATGGCGGGTTCTGGGAAGAGAGTTCCTACCGTTATGAGCGCACAACCAGTAATGGTGAGGTGCAGCATCCACTGGGGGCTGAACTCTGGAGCTATGCACCCATGAACCTGTTGCCACATCTCCGCTGGCTCACTGAGACCGATTATCCTCATGTGTATTACATGGATTCAGAGCCCCTGGTCTTCGATGCCAATATCTTTCCTGATGACAGCACTCACCCTGGCGGCTGGGGAACGGTTCTGGTGGTGGGTATGCGACTGGGTGGAGGTAACATTGATGTCACTATCGACAGCCAAAGTCGCACCATGCGTTCTGCCTGGGTCGTGCTGGACATAACTGACCCTGAACAACCACCAGCGTTGTTGGCTGAAATTACCCATGCTGATCTGGGTTTCACAACCTCACGGCCTGCCTTGGTTAAAAGGCGGGAAGCAGGCACTGATGTTAATGGCGAGACAGACTGGAGCAATCCGCTACAAAACGAATGGTACCTGGTGTTTGGCTCCGGACCAGCGGGCAGCAGCTCTACTGCCCTGAGATCAGCCCTGGAGCAGGGAACGTCGGATCAGAATCTACGGGTTTTTATTTATGATTTGAGTAATAAGGATTTTGTGTCCGGTTTTGACCCTCTGGAGACTTCTTATTCCAAGGCTTATGCAGGCGATATGATTGCTGAAGACTGGGACCGGGACTACCAGGATGATGCCGTTTACTTCGGCACGGTTGAGACCGGGGGTGTCAGTTTGAGTGGGAAGCTGATGCGGCTCAGGCTGACATCGGCGCTGGGCAACGCCAGTTTAAATGTGCTTATGGATGCCGGGCAGCCGATTATGGCCCCGCCCATGACGGTGACTGATGAAAACAGCTTCTGGGTTTACTCTGGAACAGGGCGGCTGATGACCAATGGTGACAATCGCAGTACTGAGGCCAACTATTTTTATGGTGTTCAGGAACCGTTGAACAGCTCCAGGCAGTTTACCTATGCATCCGTAAGCCAGAGTAGTCTGGTCAATGTGGGTGATGTGGCAGTATTTACCAATGGCGATGTCCGGCAGAAGTCTGGCTCCACCTATACGCCATTTACGCTAGGTTCCCAAACCATCAATAGTTTTGGCACCTTACAGGCGGTGGTCGCTGAGCAGGGGGGGTGGAAGCTGCCTCTTAGTGTTGATGGCTCTGACCCATCCGGGCGAAGCGTTAATAGGGCAGCCAGGTTGTTCTCCCAAATCCTGTTTACAGAGTACCGTCCACCTGCAGACAGTTGTTCCAGTGATGGTACAAGCTCACTCTATGCCGTTCATTACCTGACCGGTACCGCATCTCCGGGTCCCGTTCTGGGAAGTTTACACGTGGATAGCCTGGAGCTTGAGCGTTCGCTGAACAATGAAAGTCTGGGGATTGGATATGCCTCTTCACCGGTGATCCATCAGGGGGAAAAAGGCAAGTTGACGGCAGTGACCCAGGGTGCTGGAGGCAGTATTACGGCAACAAACCTTAATTACCATTTCAGCTCGGAAGGACGACAGAGCTGGTGGCAGATTTTCAGCATTCCATGGATTGATTGA
- a CDS encoding type IV pilin protein — protein sequence MNTSEPLIKSHKKGFSLPELIIVVAIISLLAGIVYPTYSQYMYEVRRSDALAALTAAVAAQERWYSVNHTYTDSMDKLGGSGSPEGYYTLSVEVDNSSYTLTATALSNGVQATDSGCTQFTVNHLGVLAPEACWK from the coding sequence ATGAATACCAGTGAGCCACTGATAAAGAGTCATAAAAAGGGTTTTTCATTACCGGAGCTGATCATTGTTGTCGCCATTATTAGTCTTCTGGCCGGTATCGTCTATCCCACTTATAGCCAATATATGTATGAAGTTCGACGCAGCGATGCCCTGGCCGCCCTGACTGCAGCTGTGGCTGCCCAGGAGCGCTGGTACTCCGTTAACCATACCTACACGGACTCTATGGATAAGCTCGGTGGCAGTGGCTCTCCTGAAGGTTATTACACCCTGAGTGTTGAAGTAGACAACTCCTCATATACCCTGACAGCGACTGCGCTGAGTAATGGTGTCCAGGCAACGGATTCAGGTTGCACACAGTTCACTGTGAATCATTTAGGCGTTCTGGCGCCGGAAGCGTGCTGGAAATAA
- a CDS encoding GspH/FimT family pseudopilin translates to MDLLFLHTTLNHKDNRGFTLVEMMITVVLIAIMVNLVAPMGQIAEGFKLDYVNQRIYSSAVLARSEAIKRSETVSVCRSISGTACQTGTNWADGWVIFVNNNGNNSIDPGEEIIRVYNPASSPVEITWSGSVPLLNFRPRGSPDRQGTFTLCSVPKRPMEQRLVDISGSGLIRKREGVKCLLPTIPSP, encoded by the coding sequence GTGGATTTGTTATTTCTTCATACAACGTTAAACCATAAAGACAACCGTGGCTTCACGCTTGTAGAGATGATGATCACGGTTGTCCTGATCGCCATTATGGTCAATCTGGTGGCCCCCATGGGGCAGATTGCTGAAGGGTTCAAACTTGATTATGTGAATCAGCGAATCTATTCCAGTGCCGTTCTGGCAAGAAGTGAAGCGATTAAGCGTTCTGAGACCGTCAGTGTCTGTCGATCCATCTCAGGAACGGCTTGCCAGACTGGGACGAACTGGGCAGATGGCTGGGTCATTTTTGTTAATAACAACGGGAACAACAGCATTGACCCGGGTGAAGAGATTATTCGTGTTTATAACCCGGCCAGCAGCCCGGTAGAGATTACCTGGAGTGGCAGTGTTCCGCTTCTCAACTTCAGGCCCCGAGGCAGTCCGGATCGTCAGGGTACCTTCACTTTATGCTCTGTACCAAAAAGACCAATGGAACAGCGGCTGGTGGATATTTCAGGATCGGGTTTAATTCGGAAGCGGGAGGGTGTGAAGTGTTTATTACCGACCATACCAAGCCCATAA
- the pilV gene encoding type IV pilus modification protein PilV — translation MFITDHTKPINAQPGSLSLAALFNSGRRIGLIRQKGIGLIEVMIGVLIFVGGVMAIAGMQTKAIQTNHDAIQRSQAVWMANAAAELMKLNPAGLASSAYQTAASRASANLNAYCPAAPPQCIGSTCSSDQMAEFDIHDLMCSSVNTIIEPRIEIECNASCGPTDKVRIQISWGSRRAEQGALADRQLVEFRYNRN, via the coding sequence GTGTTTATTACCGACCATACCAAGCCCATAAATGCTCAACCAGGTTCGCTTTCACTTGCGGCTTTATTTAACTCAGGAAGGCGAATAGGGCTGATTCGGCAAAAAGGCATTGGGCTTATTGAAGTTATGATCGGTGTTCTGATTTTTGTCGGAGGCGTTATGGCTATCGCAGGCATGCAAACTAAGGCCATTCAAACGAATCATGACGCAATCCAGCGATCGCAGGCGGTCTGGATGGCCAATGCCGCTGCCGAATTAATGAAGTTAAATCCGGCAGGGCTGGCAAGTTCTGCATATCAAACAGCTGCCTCGAGAGCTTCTGCCAATTTAAACGCCTACTGCCCGGCCGCACCACCTCAGTGTATAGGTTCTACCTGTAGTTCAGATCAAATGGCGGAGTTTGATATCCATGATTTGATGTGCAGCAGCGTAAATACCATTATCGAGCCGAGAATCGAAATTGAATGTAATGCTTCCTGCGGACCGACGGATAAAGTCAGGATTCAGATTTCCTGGGGTTCAAGGAGAGCAGAGCAAGGTGCTCTTGCTGATCGTCAGTTGGTTGAGTTCAGGTACAACAGGAATTAA
- a CDS encoding PilW family protein, whose translation MSGTDIINHQKGFSIIEMMLAFIMGLIVAGSALQLMVSNSRSANVNEFIATAQENGRHSLYIMSTEFRKAGFRSGSGVSPIQPFYRGRCEGDTICTVDGGGTDSDRIAIQYEPMPDPNSGQIEDCTGAVVTAGALTADVYFVDQDSANNNISTLFCRGYDPLTGTPRGSAQAVVQGVERLQVVYGTAPAGTKMINQYVTASAVADWRQVLGIRVGVLVSAGEPSRVFDQRTRTYNLLNSGNMPLNDQTPRYMYSTAIRLNNTGL comes from the coding sequence ATGTCAGGGACTGACATAATCAATCATCAAAAGGGGTTCAGCATTATTGAAATGATGCTGGCCTTTATCATGGGGCTGATTGTTGCGGGCAGTGCTTTGCAGTTAATGGTGAGTAATAGTCGCTCTGCTAATGTGAATGAGTTTATTGCTACCGCCCAGGAAAACGGACGTCACAGCTTGTATATCATGAGTACTGAGTTTCGCAAAGCCGGGTTCAGATCTGGCTCCGGAGTGTCCCCAATCCAGCCTTTCTACCGAGGGAGGTGTGAAGGGGATACGATTTGTACTGTTGATGGTGGTGGTACAGACAGTGACCGGATAGCGATTCAGTACGAGCCCATGCCAGACCCTAACAGTGGTCAAATTGAGGACTGTACAGGAGCAGTTGTGACTGCTGGCGCATTAACGGCAGATGTTTATTTTGTTGATCAAGATAGTGCAAACAATAACATCAGTACCTTGTTTTGCCGTGGCTATGATCCATTGACTGGAACCCCTCGGGGCAGTGCCCAGGCAGTGGTTCAGGGGGTTGAGCGTCTTCAGGTAGTATACGGCACCGCTCCAGCGGGAACAAAGATGATTAATCAGTATGTTACTGCGTCTGCAGTTGCAGACTGGCGACAGGTTTTAGGTATACGTGTTGGTGTTCTGGTCAGTGCCGGTGAGCCATCACGTGTTTTTGATCAAAGAACCAGAACGTATAACCTGCTCAACAGTGGGAATATGCCACTGAATGACCAGACGCCAAGGTACATGTATAGCACTGCCATTCGTTTGAACAATACAGGGTTGTAA
- a CDS encoding PilX N-terminal domain-containing pilus assembly protein encodes MKGCSGRKKQRGSFLLIVMIVMMVMTFSGLFVMEMAMLEEVSVGNEQRTIQVYQVAYSELEAQLAELEQNPSMFTVALSGVQNLTPLVNAPGVQQDVTIRFIGRVAPPPGFSVNNFMGMSFELNSKATIDGTGAKSDQTLGVIYVTAKGGTS; translated from the coding sequence ATGAAAGGTTGTTCAGGAAGAAAAAAACAGAGAGGATCTTTTTTACTGATCGTCATGATCGTCATGATGGTTATGACCTTTTCCGGTCTCTTTGTTATGGAAATGGCTATGCTGGAAGAGGTGTCAGTCGGTAATGAACAACGCACCATACAGGTATATCAAGTTGCTTACAGTGAGTTAGAGGCACAGCTCGCTGAATTGGAGCAAAATCCCTCAATGTTTACTGTCGCTTTAAGTGGGGTGCAAAACCTGACTCCGCTGGTTAATGCCCCCGGGGTTCAACAGGACGTCACTATTCGGTTTATTGGTCGGGTGGCTCCCCCACCGGGCTTCAGCGTTAACAATTTTATGGGCATGTCTTTTGAATTAAACAGCAAAGCAACCATTGATGGCACAGGGGCGAAGTCTGATCAAACTCTTGGCGTTATTTATGTAACGGCAAAGGGGGGGACATCTTAA
- a CDS encoding type IV pilin protein, which produces MNKANKGFNLIELMIAMVIVGILASIMLPSYRQYVTESRRSEGVAMLLNVMQQQERYYTETLRYSADLADLGFDTASPVESENGTYQIQAAQCLSEPLERCVQLTAVAQGEQAADGDMTLNSRGVRTPQSHWL; this is translated from the coding sequence ATGAATAAGGCTAATAAAGGTTTCAACCTGATTGAACTGATGATTGCTATGGTCATTGTTGGCATTTTGGCATCCATTATGCTCCCCAGCTATCGTCAATACGTAACCGAGTCAAGAAGAAGTGAGGGCGTTGCCATGCTGTTGAACGTCATGCAGCAGCAGGAGCGGTACTACACTGAAACGTTAAGATACTCTGCTGATCTGGCTGATTTAGGATTTGACACCGCAAGCCCTGTTGAGTCTGAAAATGGCACTTACCAGATACAGGCAGCCCAGTGTCTTTCAGAACCTCTGGAGCGTTGCGTGCAATTAACTGCCGTGGCGCAGGGGGAGCAGGCAGCAGATGGCGATATGACTCTGAACAGCCGTGGCGTGCGCACACCTCAGAGCCACTGGCTGTAA